One Cucurbita pepo subsp. pepo cultivar mu-cu-16 chromosome LG09, ASM280686v2, whole genome shotgun sequence DNA window includes the following coding sequences:
- the LOC111801713 gene encoding alpha-L-fucosidase 3-like, producing the protein MECHSLMIAVFALLLVPHSVLARKPCNFPAVFNFGDSNSDTGGLSAVFGQAPPPNGMSYFHGPAGRYCDGRLVIDFIAQSLGLPYLSAYLNALGANFSHGANFATAGSTVRPQNRTLQQSGFSPISLDVQYNEFYDFRRRSQTVRNRLGGFFKPLLPKETSFGRALYTFDIGQNDLTSGYFANMTVKQVRDYIPQVLGQFSTIVKWVHSQGGRFFWIHNTGPVGCLPYVLDRMPVSPSDYDQYGCAIPFNDLAQTFNRGLKDAVVKLRAALPDAALTYVDIYSLKYDLVSQHKKHGFEFPLRTCCGHGGKYNFNVKLGCAGKKRMNGKDVLIGKACEKPEVYVNWDGVHYTQAANKWIFNQIKTGAYSDPPIPLEMACHRA; encoded by the exons atggaGTGCCATTCCTTAATGATTGCTGTCTTCGCACTTCTACTGGTTCCACACTCTGTCCTAGCCCGGAAGCCCTGCAATTTCCCGGCCGTTTTCAACTTCGGCGACTCCAACTCTGACACCGGCGGCCTCTCCGCCGTCTTCGGACAGGCCCCGCCGCCCAATGGCATGTCCTATTTCCATGGTCCCGCCGGCCGCTACTGCGACGGCCGCCTCGTCATTGATTTCATAG CCCAAAGCCTTGGATTACCTTATCTTAGCGCTTATCTCAATGCATTGGGAGCCAATTTCAGTCATGGAGCCAATTTTGCGACCGCTGGCTCAACTGTTAGGCCACAAAACAGGACTCTTCAGCAGAGTGGATTTAGCCCCATTTCGCTCGATGTTCAGTACAATGAATTCTATGACTTTCGTCGTAGATCTCAGACCGTTCGTAATCGAC TGGGTGGGTTTTTTAAGCCATTGTTGCCTAAGGAAACGAGCTTCGGTCGGGCACTGTACACGTTTGATATTGGTCAGAACGATTTGACAAGTGGTTACTTCGCCAATATGACAGTCAAACAAGTTCGAGATTACATCCCTCAAGTGCTCGGCCAGTTCTCCACTATTGTCAAG TGGGTGCACAGTCAAGGAGGAAGGTTCTTCTGGATCCATAACACAGGCCCGGTGGGGTGCCTTCCATATGTATTGGACCGAATGCCCGTTTCACCCTCCGACTACGACCAATATGGATGTGCCATTCCTTTCAATGACTTGGCTCAAACTTTCAACCGTGGTCTCAAGGATGCTGTGGTTAAGCTTCGCGCCGCCTTGCCTGATGCCGCCCTCACCTACGTTGATATCTACTCCCTCAAATACGACCTTGTTAGCCAACATAAAAAACATG GGTTCGAGTTTCCTTTGAGAACGTGTTGTGGGCATGGTGGAAAGTACAACTTCAATGTGAAGCTTGGATGTGCGGGAAAGAAACGGATGAATGGGAAAGATGTTTTGATTGGAAAAGCTTGCGAAAAGCCAGAAGTGTATGTGAATTGGGACGGTGTTCATTATACTCAGGCCGCTAACAAATGGATCTTCAATCAGATTAAAACGGGTGCTTATTCAGATCCACCCATCCCTTTGGAGATGGCTTGTCATAGAGCCTAA
- the LOC111801948 gene encoding protein PECTIC ARABINOGALACTAN SYNTHESIS-RELATED — MVELRHSTSLGNRATSSPMKRDEDSSPLVPDRQSEDDDDRDRHSIRDRYYSRLSFQSLCPYFGDDARVSPYNSRISLFFVFLVVAGGLIAVFSIIKRLNSPYLCEKEGITLHCPPVKERPSLWENPYSATTSWKPCAELRDSEIIDLPPENETNGYIFIHAEGGLNQQRIAICNAVAVAKILNATLILPVLKQDQIWKDQTKFEDIFDVDHFINYLKNDVQIVRDIPDWFTDKSELFTSIRRTVKNIPKYAPAQFYIDNVLPRIKEKKIMALKPFVDRLGYDNVPSEINRLRCRVNYHALKFLPDIENMADVLASRMRSRTNSSNPYMALHLRFEKGMVGLSFCDFVGTREEKVKMAEYRKKEWPRRYKNGSHLWQLALQKRKEGRCPLEPGEVAVILRAMGYPKETQIYVASGQVYGGQNRMAPLRNMFPNLVTKEELATKEELDSFRKHVTSLAALDFLVCLKSDVFVMTHGGNFAKLIIGARRYLGHRLKSIKPDKGLMSKSFGDPYMGWAPFVEDVVVTHQTRTGLPEETFPNYDLWENPLTPCMCRA; from the exons AGTCTGAAGACGATGACGATCGTGATCGCCATTCGATCCGTGATCGCTATTACTCCAGGCTCAGTTTTCAATCGCTATGCCCTTACTTTGGCGACGATGCTAGGGTTTCTCCGTATAACTCCAGGATCTCACTCTTCTTTGTGTTTCTAGTAGTCGCTGGTGGTTTGATCGCTGTTTTCTCGATTATTAAACGTTTG AATTCCCCGTACTTGTGTGAAAAAGAGGGCATTACTCTTCATTGTCCACCG GTTAAGGAACGTCCTTCACTCTGGGAGAATCCTTATTCAGCCACCACATCTTGGAAGCCTTGTGCTGAGCTTCGTGATTCTGAAATCATAG ATCTTCCAcctgaaaatgaaacaaatggCTATATATTCATCCATGCTGAAGGCGGTCTCAATCAGCAGAGAATTGCT ATATGCAATGCGGTTGCTGTGGCTAAAATACTAAATGCAACACTTATTTTGCCAGTTTTAAAGCAAGATCAGATCTGGAAGGACCAAAC GAAATTTGAGGACATTTTTGATGTAGATCATTTCATTAATTACCTGAAGAATGATGTGCAAATTGTTCGTGATATTCCTGATTGGTTTACGGACAAATCAGAGCTATTTACAAGTATAAG ACGGACAGTCAAGAACATCCCGAAGTATGCACCAGCACAATTTTACATTGACAATGTACTTCCTCGAatcaaagagaagaagataatGGCGCTAAAACCTTTTGTTGATCGGCTTGG GTATGACAACGTTCCTTCAGAAATCAACAGGCTAAGGTGCAGAGTAAACTATCATGCTCTTAAATTTCTTCCTGACATAGAGAACATGGCTGATGTATTAGCTTCAAGGATGAGAAGTCGCACAAACAGCTCAAATCCATATAT GGCTCTTCATTTGAGGTTTGAGAAAGGAATGGTTGGACTGTCGTTTTGTGACTTTGTGGGGACAAGAGaggagaaagtcaaaatggCAGAGTATAGGAAAAAAGAATGGCCACGTAGATATAAG AATGGTTCCCACCTGTGGCAACTGGCCCTgcagaaaagaaaggaaggacGGTGCCCTCTTGAGCCTGGAGAAGTAGCCGTAATTCTTAGAGCAATGGGCTATCCAAAGGAAACCCAAATCTATGTTGCATCCGGACAGGTGTATGGCGGACAGAATAGGATGGCACCACTAAGGAACATGTTCCCAAATCTG GTGACGAAGGAAGAGCTAGCTACCAAGGAGGAGTTGGATAGCTTCAGAAAGCACGTCACAAGCTTAGCAGCACTGGACTTCTTAGTCTGCTTGAAGTCGGATGTGTTTGTGATGACCCATGGAGGTAACTTCGCAAAACTGATAATCGGGGCACGAAGATATTTGGGCCACCGTCTAAAATCCATAAAACCAGACAAAGGGCTAATGTCAAAATCCTTTGGAGACCCATACATGGGGTGGGCCCCTTTCGTAGAGGATGTGGTTGTGACCCACCAAACCCGTACTGGATTACCGGAAGAGACCTTTCCCAACTATGACCTATGGGAGAATCCCCTTACCCCATGCATGTGCAGAGCTTAA
- the LOC111802249 gene encoding sufE-like protein 2, chloroplastic isoform X1, with amino-acid sequence MSSITSFRNASPYYNCFSKSSKRYNRSSIEYQSKLVIRNVKYFRFKSLKCIRYCDSDSDSDSSSSMIMRSQKPSGMIPELVADKLERLVSEFEALEKPIDRVKRLLHYATFLAPMDESARVSENRVAGCTVEVWLEVKMDDNGRMRFKADSDSEITKGFCSCLIWMLNGAEASEVLAVKIEDLAAMNLGPPIKAQSRVNTWQNVLISMQQRTSDLVSEKNGESP; translated from the coding sequence ATGAGTTCGATCACATCCTTTAGAAATGCTTCTCCGTACTATAACTGCTTCTCGAAATCATCGAAACGCTATAATCGTTCAAGCATTGAGTATCAATCGAAACTCGTGATTAGGAATGTGAAATACTTCCGGTTCAAATCGCTGAAATGCATTCGATATTGtgattctgattctgattctgattcaAGTTCCTCGATGATAATGCGATCTCAAAAACCTAGCGGAATGATACCTGAACTCGTCGCTGATAAACTTGAACGGCTTGTGAGTGAATTCGAGGCTCTTGAAAAGCCGATTGATCGAGTGAAGAGGCTTTTGCATTACGCTACGTTTCTGGCTCCAATGGATGAATCGGCTCGGGTTTCTGAAAACAGAGTCGCAGGATGTACGGTTGAGGTATGGTTGGAAGTGAAAATGGACGATAATGGAAGGATGAGATTCAAAGCGGACAGCGATTCTGAAATTACCAAAGGATTCTGTTCTTGCTTGATATGGATGCTGAACGGGGCGGAGGCTTCGGAGGTTTTGGCAGTGAAGATTGAGGATTTGGCGGCCATGAATTTGGGGCCTCCGATCAAGGCGCAATCCAGAGTAAATACTTGGCAAAATGTGTTGATTAGTATGCAACAAAGAACAAGTGATTTAGTTTCagagaaaaatggagaatcGCCTTAG
- the LOC111802249 gene encoding sufE-like protein 2, chloroplastic isoform X2, which yields MIPELVADKLERLVSEFEALEKPIDRVKRLLHYATFLAPMDESARVSENRVAGCTVEVWLEVKMDDNGRMRFKADSDSEITKGFCSCLIWMLNGAEASEVLAVKIEDLAAMNLGPPIKAQSRVNTWQNVLISMQQRTSDLVSEKNGESP from the coding sequence ATGATACCTGAACTCGTCGCTGATAAACTTGAACGGCTTGTGAGTGAATTCGAGGCTCTTGAAAAGCCGATTGATCGAGTGAAGAGGCTTTTGCATTACGCTACGTTTCTGGCTCCAATGGATGAATCGGCTCGGGTTTCTGAAAACAGAGTCGCAGGATGTACGGTTGAGGTATGGTTGGAAGTGAAAATGGACGATAATGGAAGGATGAGATTCAAAGCGGACAGCGATTCTGAAATTACCAAAGGATTCTGTTCTTGCTTGATATGGATGCTGAACGGGGCGGAGGCTTCGGAGGTTTTGGCAGTGAAGATTGAGGATTTGGCGGCCATGAATTTGGGGCCTCCGATCAAGGCGCAATCCAGAGTAAATACTTGGCAAAATGTGTTGATTAGTATGCAACAAAGAACAAGTGATTTAGTTTCagagaaaaatggagaatcGCCTTAG
- the LOC111801711 gene encoding GDSL esterase/lipase At3g26430-like — MECHSLMFAVLALSLLPCSVLARKPCNFPAIINFGDSNSDTGGLSALLWQAPPPNGMSYFHAPAGRYCDGRLIVDFMAKSFGLPYLSAYLNALGANFSHGANFATAASSIMPQTIPLMQPGGVSPISLDVQYNEFYDFRRRSQTVRNRFGGVFKPLLPKETSFSRALYTFDIGQNDLTSGYFSNMTVEQVRDYIPQVLHQFSTIVKWVHSQGGRFFWIHNTGPVGCLPYVLSRMPVSPSDYDQYGCAIPFNDLAQTFNSGLKKAVAELRAALPDAALTYVDVYSLKYALVSQHKKHGFEFPLRTCCGHGGKYNFNVKLGCGGTKRVNGKDVLIGKACKKPEVYVNWDGIHYTEAANKWIFNQIKTDAYSDPPIPLEMACHRA; from the exons ATGGAGTGTCATTCCTTAATGTTTGCTGTCTTGGCACTGTCACTGCTTCCCTGCTCTGTTCTGGCCCGAAAGCCCTGCAATTTCCCGGCCATTATCAACTTCGGCGACTCCAATTCCGACACCGGCGGCCTCTCCGCCCTCTTATGGCAGGCCCCTCCACCCAATGGCATGTCCTATTTCCACGCCCCCGCCGGCCGGTACTGCGACGGCCGCCTCATCGTTGATTTCATGG CCAAAAGCTTTGGATTGCCTTATCTTAGCGCTTATCTCAATGCATTGGGAGCCAATTTCAGCCACGGAGCCAATTTCGCCACTGCTGCCTCAAGCATTATGCCACAAACCATACCTCTTATGCAGCCCGGTGGTGTTAGCCCCATTTCTCTTGATGTTCAATACAATGAATTCTATGACTTTCGTCGTAGATCCCAAACCGTTCGTAATCGAT TTGGTGGTGTTTTTAAGCCGTTATTGCCGAAGGAAACGAGCTTCAGTCGGGCACTATACACGTTTGATATTGGTCAGAACGATTTGACGAGTGGTTACTTCTCGAATATGACTGTCGAACAAGTTCGAGATTACATCCCTCAAGTGCTCCACCAGTTCTCCACTATTGTCAAG TGGGTGCACAGTCAAGGGGGAAGGTTCTTTTGGATCCATAACACAGGTCCGGTGGGGTGCCTTCCATATGTATTGAGTCGAATGCCTGTTTCACCCTCCGACTATGACCAATATGGATGTGCCATTCCTTTCAATGACTTGGCTCAAACTTTCAACAGTGGCCTGAAGAAAGCTGTGGCTGAGCTTCGCGCCGCTTTGCCCGATGCAGCACTCACATACGTCGATGTTTACTCTCTCAAATACGCCCTCGTTAGCCAACACAAAAAACATG GGTTCGAGTTTCCCTTGAGAACGTGTTGTGGGCATGGTGGAAAGTACAACTTTAATGTGAAGCTTGGATGTGGAGGAACGAAACGGGTGAACGGGAAGGATGTTTTGATTGGAAAGGCTTGTAAGAAGCCAGAAGTGTACGTGAATTGGGATGGTATACATTATACGGAGGCAGCTAACAAATGGATCTTCAATCAGATCAAAACCGATGCTTATTCTGATCCACCAATTCCTTTGGAGATGGCTTGTCACAGAGCCTAA
- the LOC111801710 gene encoding uncharacterized protein LOC111801710 has product MKLFDIAASAVGMRVLDLMGILHRSSVIKRPNDSMRVILTTFVGVFLGFLIGISFPLLSLTKLGVPPGLVLKVDQMYNTDMKSGGSSQTPENVAFDRRSGSGELNGSSEIWVPSNPRGAERLAPGIVAAESDFYLHRLWGDPKEDLPRKPNYLVTFTVGYNQRDNIDKAVKKFSENFTILLFHYDGRTTEWDDFEWSKRAIHVSARKQSKWWYAKRFLHPDIVAPYDYIFVWDEDLGVENFDAEEYIKLVRKHGLEISQPGLEPVKGLAWQMTKKQDGLEVHKHTVEKAGWCTGPNMPPCAAFVEIMAPVFSRAAWRCVWYMIQNDLIHGWGLDFAVRKCVEPAHEKIGVVDAQWIVHQGLPSLGSQGETEVGKAPWQGVRERCKKEWTMFLSRLANAEKAYFKSLENHRSNISVRV; this is encoded by the exons ATGAAATTGTTTGACATAGCAGCTTCAGCTGTTGGTATGCGAGTTCTTGATCTCATGGGAATTCTTCATCGCAG TTCTGTGATTAAAAGACCAAATGACAGCATGAGGGTGATTTTGACAACGTTTGTGGGAGTGTTTTTGGGGTTCTTGATAGGAATATCTTTCCCATTGCTATCATTAACAAAG CTTGGTGTGCCCCCTGGCCTTGTCCTAAAGGTTGATCAAATGTATAATACTGACATGAAATCAGGTGGATCTTCACAAACACCTGAAAATGTTGCATTCGATAGAAGGAGTGGTAGTGGAGAGTTGAATGGTTCCTCAGAG ATTTGGGTTCCATCAAATCCTAGAGGAGCAGAACGACTTGCCCCAGGGATCGTTGCGGCCGAGTCCGACTTCTATCTACACAGATTATGGGGAGACCCCAAAGAG GACTTACCTAGGAAACCAAATTACCTTGTAACTTTCACTGTTGGTTATAACCAGAGAGACAACATTGACAAAGCAGTAAAAAAG TTTTCAGAGAACTTCACAATTCTTCTGTTTCATTACGATGGTCGAACAACCGAATGGGACGACTTCGAATGGTCGAAACGAGCGATCCACGTGAGTGCTCGAAAGCAAAGTAAATG GTGGTATGCTAAGCGGTTTTTGCACCCGGACATCGTGGCGCCTTACGACTACATCTTTGTATGGGATGAAGATCTGGGAGTTGAGAATTTTGATGCAGAAGA ATATATAAAGTTGGTGAGGAAGCATGGATTGGAGATATCACAGCCTGGTTTGGAGCCTGTCAAAGGGTTAGCATGGCAAATGACAAAGAAACAGGATGGTCTTGAAGTTCATAA ACATACGGTGGAAAAGGCGGGATGGTGCACCGGGCCGAACATGCCTCCCTGTGCTGC TTTTGTTGAGATCATGGCTCCCGTTTTCTCACGAGCTGCTTGGCGTTGCGTCTGGTATATGATTCAA AACGATTTAATCCATGGTTGGGGCCTTGATTTTGCTGTGCGAAAGTGTGTCGAG CCCGCACACGAGAAGATCGGAGTAGTAGACGCTCAATGGATAGTTCATCAAGGCCTTCCGTCGCTCGGGAGCCAG GGAGAAACTGAAGTTGGGAAAGCGCCATGGCAAGGG GTAAGAGAACGATGCAAGAAGGAATGGACAATGTTTCTGAGTCGGCTAGCAAATGCTGAGAAAGCTTATTTCAAGTCATTGGAGAATCATCGTTCAAATATTAGCGTTCGGGTATAG
- the LOC111801714 gene encoding GDSL esterase/lipase At3g26430-like, whose amino-acid sequence MECHSLMFAVLALSLTPCSVLAPKPCNFPAIFNFGDSNSDTGGFSAVFGQAPPPNGMSYFHGPVGRYSDGRLIVDFIAESLGLPYLSAYLNGLGANYTHGANFATAASTIRQSNKTLRLGGVSPISLDVQFNEFYDFRRRSQTVRNRLGGIFKQLLPKKRSFRRALYTFDIGQNDLTSGYFANMSVAQVRGYIPQVLDQFTTIVKSVHGQGGRFFWIHNTGPVGCLPYVLVGMHVSPSDYDQYGCAIPFNDLAQEFNRGLKEAVVELRAALPDAVITYVDIYSLKYALVSQHKKHGFEFPLRTCCGHGGKYNFNLKLGCGGTKRIHGKDVLIGKACKRPGVYVNWDGVHYTQAANKWIFNQIKTGAFSDPPIPLKMACHRT is encoded by the exons ATGGAGTGTCATTCCTTAATGTTTGCTGTCTTGGCACTGTCACTGACTCCATGCTCTGTCCTCGCCCCAAAGCCATGCAATTTCCCGGCCATTTTCAACTTCGGCGACTCCAATTCTGACACCGGCGGCTTCTCCGCCGTCTTTGGGCAGGCCCCTCCGCCCAATGGCATGTCCTATTTCCATGGACCCGTCGGCCGCTACTCCGACGGCCGCCTCATCGTTGATTTCAtag CTGAGAGCTTGGGATTGCCTTATCTTAGCGCGTATCTTAATGGGTTGGGAGCAAATTACACTCACGGTGCCAATTTCGCGACGGCTGCCTCAACTATTAGGCAATCAAACAAAACTCTTCGTCTCGGTGGAGTTAGTCCCATTTCTCTCGATGTTCAGTTCAATGAATTCTATGACTTTCGTCGTAGATCCCAAACCGTTCGTAATCGAC tGGGTGGCATTTTTAAGCAattattaccaaaaaaaaggAGTTTCAGGCGGGCGCTGTACACGTTTGATATTGGTCAAAACGATTTGACCAGTGGCTACTTTGCTAACATGAGCGTGGCGCAAGTTAGAGGCTACATCCCTCAAGTGCTGGACCAGTTCACCACCATTGTCAAG TCGGTGCACGGTCAAGGGGGAAGGTTCTTCTGGATCCATAACACCGGCCCGGTGGGGTGCCTTCCATATGTATTGGTCGGAATGCACGTTTCACCCTCCGACTACGACCAATATGGATGCGCCATTCCTTTCAATGACTTGGCTCAAGAGTTCAACCGTGGCTTGAAGGAAGCTGTGGTTGAGCTTCGTGCTGCCTTGCCTGATGCTGTCATCACTTACGTTGATATCTACTCTCTCAAATACGCCCTCGTTAGCCAACATAAGAAACATg GGTTCGAGTTTCCTTTGAGAACGTGTTGTGGACATGGTGGAAAGTATAACTTCAATTTGAAGCTTGGATGTGGAGGAACGAAACGGATCCATGGGAAGGATGTTTTGATTGGAAAGGCGTGTAAAAGACCAGGAGTGTACGTGAATTGGGATGGCGTTCATTATACTCAAGCAGCTAACAAATGGAtcttcaatcaaattaaaacggGTGCTTTTTCTGACCCACCGATCCCTTTGAAGATGGCTTGTCACAGAACCTAA
- the LOC111801366 gene encoding uncharacterized protein LOC111801366 codes for MSWMMGEGGDHYCSKKSDDICGEICDQESTRVLGMSRLRCIFRGWDVKTFFILFALVPACILIIYLHGQKISYFLRPLWESPPKEFNMITHYHDENVTMEKLCNLHGWKVREFPRRVYDAVLFSNEIEMLTLRWKELYPYITQFVLLEANSTFTGKPKPLYFARNRDQFKFVEPRLTYGTVGGRFKKGENPFVEEAFQRVALDQLLKIAGITDDDLLIMSDVDEIPSRHTINLLRWCDDIPDVLHLQLRNYLYSFEFHVDDNSWRASVHRYKPGKTRYVHYRQSDDLLADSGWHCSFCFRRISDFVFKMKAYSHNDRVRFSSYLNPERIQKIICEGADLFDMLPEEYTFKEIIGKMGPVPHSYSAVHLPSYLLESSENYKFLLPGNCVRKSG; via the exons ATGTCTTGGATGATGGGAGAAGGTGGAGACCATTACTGCTCCAAAAAATCCGATGATATCTGTGGCGAAATTTGTGATCAG GAATCCACTCGCGTATTGGGCATGTCTAGACTTCGCTGCATTTTTCGTGGATGGGATGTAAAAACCTTCTTTATTCTATTTGCGCTGGTACCGGCGTGCATCTTGATCATCTACCTGCATGGACAGAAGATCTCATACTTCCTCCGGCCACTATGGGAATCTCCACCAAaagaattcaatatgattacTCACTACCATGATGAAAATGTAACTATGGAGAAACTCTGCAATCTCCATGGTTGGAAAGTCCGTGAATTCCCACGACGTGTTTACGATGCTGTGTTGTTCAGTAACGAGATCGAGATGCTCACCTTGCGATGGAAAGAACTCTACCCCTACATTACACAGTTTGTTCTTCTTGAGGCAAATTCAACATTTACTGGGAAGCCAAAGCCATTATACTTTGCTCGCAATAGAGATCAGTTCAAGTTTGTCGAGCCAAGGTTGACTTATGGCACTGTCGGAGGGAGATTTAAGAAAGGCGAAAATCCTTTCGTCGAGGAGGCATTTCAACGAGTAGCACTCGATCAGCTTCTCAAAATTGCTGGAATCACTGATGATGATTTGTTGATAATGTCTGATGTTGATGAAATTCCAAGCAGGCACACCATTAATCTCTTAAGATGGTGTGATGACATACCCGATGTTCTTCATCTACAGCTTAGAAACTATCTATACTCTTTTGAGTTTCATGTTGATGACAATAGCTGGAGGGCTTCAGTTCATAGATACAAACCTGGGAAGACAAGGTATGTTCATTATCGCCAATCGGACGACCTGTTAGCAGATTCAGGATGGCACTGCAGCTTCTGCTTTCGTCGTATCAGCGACTTCGTCTTTAAGATGAAAGCATACAGCCATAACGACAGAGTTAGATTCTCGAGTTATCTGAATCCCGAACGAATTCAGAAGATTATATGCGAGGGTGCTGATCTATTCGACATGCTTCCTGAGGAATACACTTTCAAGGAAATTATAGGAAAAATGGGACCTGTTCCTCATTCCTACTCGGCAGTTCATTTGCCATCCTATCTCCTGGAAAGTTcagaaaattacaaattccTTTTGCCTGGGAATTGCGTACGAAAGAGTGGCTAA
- the LOC111801715 gene encoding probable E3 ubiquitin-protein ligase XERICO — translation MGLSNFPPSAEGVLLLPVLVMNTVMSMAFLKNLVRSVLQMMSANPSSSVDEYEQESGRGRRISITHFKSLRQSFNGGTETENCSVSRCSVAECSVCLCGFEADEEVSELSCKHFFHKSCLSKWFDNQHVTCPLCRSIQ, via the coding sequence ATGGGTCTCTCAAATTTCCCCCCTTCAGCCGAAGGAGTGTTGCTGTTACCAGTTCTAGTGATGAACACAGTCATGTCGATGGCTTTCTTGAAGAACTTGGTGAGATCTGTGCTACAAATGATGAGCGCCAACCCCTCGAGTTCTGTGGATGAATATGAACAGGAGagtggaagaggaagaagaatctCCATTACCCATTTCAAATCCTTACGCCAAAGCTTCAATGGCGGAACAGAGACTGAAAATTGCTCTGTTTCGAGGTGTTCTGTGGCAGAGTGCTCTGTTTGTCTTTGTGGATTTGAAGCTGATGAGGAAGTTAGTGAGTTGTCTTGTAAgcatttttttcataaatctTGTCTTTCTAAATGGTTTGATAATCAGCATGTTACTTGCCCTCTCTGTCGCTCCATTCAATAG